One segment of Falco biarmicus isolate bFalBia1 chromosome 12, bFalBia1.pri, whole genome shotgun sequence DNA contains the following:
- the BIRC5 gene encoding baculoviral IAP repeat-containing protein 5, with protein MAAGAEAVAALPEEWRLYFVPTRIATFRNWPFTEDCTCTPERMAAAGFLHCPVENGPDVAQCFFCFKELEGWEPEDDPLEEHKKHSASCAFLSLRKDPTDLTMQEFLKLDRERMKNAIKKEISQKMTEVEDTAKKVHHEIEDLVS; from the exons ATGGCGGCCGGCGCTGAGGCGGTGGCGGCGCTGCCCGAGGAATGGCGGCTCTACTTCGTCCCCACCCGCATCGCTACCTTCCGCAACTGGCCCTTCACCGAGGACTGCACCTGCACGCCCGAGCGG ATGGCGGCGGCGGGTTTCCTGCACTGCCCCGTGGAGAACGGGCCCGACGTGGCGCAGTGCTTCTTCTGCTTCAAGGagctggagggctgggagcCCGAGGACGACCCCCT ggAGGAACACAAAAAACACTCTGCgagctgtgcttttctttcccttcgGAAAGATCCTACTGACCTGACAATGCAGGAGTTCCTGAAGCTAGACAGAGAACGAATGAAAAATGCAATT aaaaaagaaatttctcaaAAGATGACTGAGGTTGAAGACACGGCCAAGAAAGTGCATCATGAAATAGAGGATCTGGTGTCCTag